A single window of Jeotgalibacillus haloalkalitolerans DNA harbors:
- the hflX gene encoding GTPase HflX: protein MKMEKAILVGVNTDRTDQDFNESMNELAALTETAGAEPVLNMFQNMDKVHPATYIGKGKLEELSSAVEEFEPELIIFNSELSPSQNRNLSEELNARVIDRTQLILDIFAQRARSKEGKLQVQLAQLEYMLPRLGGQGVELSRLGGGIGTRGPGETKLETDRRHIRREIREIKRKLEQVVRHRSIYRERRKQNQAFQIALIGYTNAGKSTIFNLLTHADSYEEDQLFATLDPLSRKCILPSGFETIMTDTVGFIKDLPTSLIASFRSTLEEVKEADFLLHIVDASHQNHADHEKTVKKLLHELGMDQIPRMTVYNKEDLLSEKFVADRSDPFVLMSAVKKENQKVLSALEKEVKQVLKPYTMTISSDNGKMLAQLKKESMLISLSFNEEKEHYIAEGFISKDHPLAAKI, encoded by the coding sequence GTTTCAGAATATGGATAAAGTACATCCTGCCACCTATATTGGAAAAGGGAAGCTTGAAGAACTTTCATCTGCTGTTGAAGAGTTTGAACCCGAACTCATTATTTTTAACAGTGAGCTGTCTCCCAGTCAAAACCGGAACCTGTCTGAAGAGCTTAATGCAAGGGTCATAGACAGAACGCAGCTGATTCTTGATATTTTTGCGCAGCGTGCACGCTCTAAAGAAGGCAAGCTTCAGGTACAGCTTGCCCAGCTTGAGTATATGCTGCCAAGGCTTGGCGGACAGGGCGTCGAATTATCAAGACTCGGCGGGGGAATTGGTACAAGGGGTCCGGGTGAGACGAAGCTCGAAACAGACCGCAGACATATCAGAAGAGAAATCAGGGAAATTAAAAGGAAGCTTGAGCAGGTTGTCAGACACAGGTCAATTTACAGAGAAAGACGTAAACAGAACCAGGCATTTCAGATTGCACTGATCGGATACACGAATGCAGGGAAATCAACCATTTTTAATTTACTTACACACGCAGATTCTTATGAGGAGGATCAACTATTTGCCACGCTGGATCCGCTGTCCAGAAAGTGTATCTTACCGAGCGGATTTGAAACAATCATGACTGATACAGTAGGGTTTATTAAAGATCTGCCGACTTCCCTGATTGCTTCATTCAGATCCACTCTTGAAGAGGTAAAGGAAGCGGATTTCCTTTTACACATAGTAGATGCTTCTCACCAAAATCATGCTGACCATGAAAAAACAGTGAAGAAGCTATTGCATGAGCTTGGAATGGACCAGATCCCGAGAATGACCGTTTATAATAAAGAAGATTTGCTGTCAGAAAAGTTTGTGGCAGACCGCAGCGATCCGTTTGTGTTAATGAGTGCTGTAAAAAAAGAGAATCAGAAAGTACTGTCAGCCCTTGAAAAAGAAGTGAAGCAAGTGTTAAAGCCATATACCATGACTATCTCTTCAGATAATGGCAAGATGTTGGCGCAGCTGAAAAAGGAAAGTATGCTGATCAGCTTATCTTTTAATGAAGAAAAAGAACATTACATTGCTGAAGGGTTTATCAGTAAAGATCATCCGCTGGCAGCAAAAATATAG
- a CDS encoding aminotransferase class I/II-fold pyridoxal phosphate-dependent enzyme: MSYQYYTEEAVELSKKIEEKISWRHREIEQIAELNQLKVLQAFKNNKISDSHFNPSTGYGYDDNGRDALEAVYADTFKADAALVRPQIISGTHAINIALFGVLRPGDELHYITGKPYDTLEEIIGLRGSDNGSLKDFGIHYQQTDLKDGKIDIETVLKNMNDHTKVIGIQRSKGYAVRPSFTIKDIRKAVSEIRKHYPEVIVFVDNCYGEFVEAEEPIEAGADLIAGSLIKNPGGGLAKTGGYLAGQQRLIDLCAYRMTSPGIGAEAGASLNALQEMYQGFFLAPHVVSQALKGAVYTSALLEEAGMATSPAWNDYRTDLIQAVEFHDREKMIAFCQGVQEFSPVNAHFTPYPDYMPGYEDDVIMAAGTFVQGSSIELSADGPLRPPYAAYIQGGLTYEHIKIAITAALQKMNSL, translated from the coding sequence ATGAGTTATCAATATTACACAGAAGAAGCAGTAGAACTAAGTAAGAAAATCGAAGAAAAAATATCGTGGAGACACAGGGAAATTGAACAGATCGCGGAACTTAATCAGTTGAAGGTCCTGCAGGCTTTTAAAAATAACAAAATTAGTGACAGTCACTTTAATCCTAGCACTGGTTATGGATATGACGATAATGGCAGGGATGCGCTTGAAGCCGTTTATGCTGATACGTTCAAAGCAGATGCAGCCTTAGTCAGACCCCAGATTATTTCTGGGACGCATGCCATTAATATCGCGCTTTTTGGAGTATTAAGACCAGGTGATGAACTGCATTACATTACAGGGAAACCATACGATACGCTTGAAGAAATAATCGGATTAAGAGGGTCTGATAATGGCTCATTAAAAGACTTTGGTATTCACTATCAGCAGACGGACCTGAAAGATGGAAAGATCGACATTGAAACAGTTCTGAAGAATATGAATGATCATACAAAAGTTATTGGTATACAACGTTCCAAGGGCTATGCGGTAAGGCCGTCTTTTACAATAAAGGATATCCGTAAAGCTGTTTCAGAAATTAGGAAGCATTATCCGGAGGTCATTGTTTTTGTGGATAACTGTTACGGAGAATTTGTAGAAGCTGAAGAGCCGATAGAAGCAGGTGCCGACTTAATTGCCGGCTCACTTATTAAAAATCCCGGGGGAGGTCTTGCGAAAACAGGTGGTTATCTTGCCGGACAGCAAAGATTAATTGACTTATGCGCTTACCGGATGACATCCCCGGGAATTGGTGCTGAAGCAGGTGCCAGTCTGAATGCATTGCAGGAAATGTATCAGGGCTTCTTTCTGGCGCCGCATGTAGTCAGCCAGGCCCTAAAAGGTGCGGTTTATACTTCGGCTCTCTTAGAGGAAGCGGGAATGGCAACTTCACCTGCCTGGAATGACTACAGAACAGATCTGATTCAGGCTGTGGAGTTTCACGACAGGGAGAAAATGATAGCCTTTTGTCAGGGGGTACAGGAATTTTCACCGGTTAATGCACATTTTACGCCTTATCCCGATTATATGCCTGGTTATGAAGATGATGTCATTATGGCAGCGGGTACATTTGTTCAGGGATCAAGTATTGAATTATCGGCAGACGGCCCTCTGCGTCCGCCTTATGCAGCTTATATTCAGGGTGGGCTTACGTATGAGCATATAAAAATTGCCATTACAGCTGCCCTGCAAAAAATGAATTCTTTATAA
- a CDS encoding MerR family transcriptional regulator, with amino-acid sequence MGSDIRRSMPLFPIGTVMQLADLTARQIRYYEEHGLIAPARTEGNRRLFSLNDIDKLLEIKDLLEQGVNMAGIKRILGDGTEAESDRPAKKPDLSEGELRKLLKQEMMGNGKYSKNSLRAGDLSRFFR; translated from the coding sequence ATGGGCAGTGATATTAGACGCAGCATGCCACTCTTTCCAATTGGAACAGTCATGCAGCTGGCCGATTTAACCGCCCGTCAGATTCGCTACTATGAAGAGCATGGGTTAATCGCACCGGCCAGAACGGAAGGTAATCGCCGTCTCTTCTCATTAAATGATATTGATAAGCTGCTTGAGATTAAAGATTTGCTTGAGCAGGGGGTCAATATGGCTGGTATTAAGCGAATCCTGGGGGATGGCACAGAAGCCGAATCAGATCGACCTGCTAAAAAGCCGGACTTATCAGAAGGTGAATTAAGAAAACTGTTAAAACAGGAAATGATGGGTAATGGCAAGTACAGCAAAAACAGTTTAAGAGCGGGAGACCTTTCAAGGTTCTTTCGTTAA
- the glnA gene encoding type I glutamate--ammonia ligase, with translation MSKYSREDIMKMAKEQNVNFIRLQFTDILGTIKNVEIPVSQLEKALDNKMMFDGSSIEGFVRIEESDMYLFPDLDTWVVFPWTAGDGKVARLICDIYSPDGTPFAGDPRNNLKRVLTEMEELGFTDFNLGPEPEFFLFKLDVNGEPTLELNDKGGYFDLAPTDLGENCRRDIVIELEKMGFEIEASHHEVAPGQHEIDFKYADAVSACDDIQTFKLVVKTIARKHGLHATFMPKPLFGVNGSGMHFNMSLFKDGKNSFFDEGAESQLSETMKQFMAGILKHASGFTAVTNPTVNSYKRLVPGYEAPCYIAWSARNRSPLVRIPASRGMSTRVEVRSVDPSANPYLAMAVMLKAGLDGIKNSLTPPESIDRNIYVMDKEEREAAGIKDLPGTLFAALEELKNDQVIIDGLGEHIFEHFVEAKEIEWDMFRTQVHPWEREQYLEMY, from the coding sequence ATGAGTAAGTATTCAAGAGAAGACATTATGAAAATGGCAAAGGAACAAAATGTAAACTTTATCAGACTTCAATTTACTGATATCCTTGGTACAATCAAAAACGTTGAAATTCCTGTAAGTCAGTTAGAAAAAGCACTTGATAACAAAATGATGTTTGACGGATCATCTATCGAAGGTTTTGTGCGTATTGAAGAATCCGATATGTACCTTTTCCCTGATCTTGATACATGGGTTGTATTCCCTTGGACAGCCGGAGACGGTAAAGTTGCACGTCTGATCTGTGATATTTACAGCCCTGACGGTACACCATTTGCAGGGGATCCGCGTAACAATCTAAAGCGCGTATTGACTGAAATGGAAGAGCTTGGATTTACTGATTTCAACCTTGGACCTGAGCCGGAATTTTTCCTCTTCAAACTTGATGTAAATGGTGAACCGACACTTGAATTAAATGATAAAGGCGGATATTTTGACCTCGCACCAACAGATCTTGGTGAAAACTGCCGTCGTGATATCGTAATTGAACTTGAAAAAATGGGCTTTGAAATTGAAGCGTCTCACCACGAAGTTGCACCTGGACAGCATGAAATTGATTTCAAATACGCTGATGCAGTTTCTGCATGTGATGATATCCAGACATTTAAGCTTGTTGTTAAAACAATTGCAAGAAAGCACGGACTGCATGCTACATTTATGCCAAAACCATTATTTGGTGTTAACGGATCAGGTATGCACTTCAATATGTCATTATTTAAAGACGGAAAGAACTCATTCTTTGATGAAGGTGCAGAAAGTCAGCTAAGTGAGACAATGAAACAGTTCATGGCTGGTATTCTAAAGCACGCTTCAGGATTTACAGCTGTGACAAACCCTACTGTAAACTCATACAAGCGTCTTGTACCAGGTTATGAAGCGCCTTGCTACATTGCATGGTCTGCAAGAAACCGCAGCCCGTTAGTCAGAATCCCGGCTTCACGTGGAATGAGTACACGTGTTGAGGTTCGTTCTGTCGATCCATCTGCAAACCCGTACCTTGCAATGGCTGTAATGCTTAAAGCAGGTCTTGATGGAATTAAAAATAGTCTGACACCACCTGAATCAATTGACAGAAACATCTATGTAATGGACAAAGAAGAGCGTGAAGCTGCAGGTATTAAAGATCTTCCTGGTACTCTTTTTGCAGCCCTTGAAGAGCTTAAGAACGACCAGGTTATTATTGATGGTCTAGGAGAGCACATCTTTGAGCACTTCGTGGAAGCGAAAGAAATCGAGTGGGATATGTTCCGTACGCAGGTTCACCCATGGGAGAGAGAACAGTATTTAGAAATGTATTAA
- a CDS encoding alpha/beta fold hydrolase: protein MADSYRGFKSKEGYELYQSAYQKVMKLWETPYQERIITTTFGDISVLECGNQDKEPLLFFHAFGFSSAEWYKCAEELADEFKLYFVDVLGEFNQSNTKEHLNEREDYIMWITELLNELKIAKVTIVGHSNGGWHALNFAILKPDRVKSLIVFSPAASIKRMNLSFYSRLLLTNLIPSESVIISQFCRWLTVKKEEGQERLFKLYYLGQKHVTWEYVMTPPKLFKDHELDTLMMPVHIAVGRDEVIYDPYTLLKKAEDKIRGCKTHMFDSGGHMLPIEIPGEVSSFIKKVLADIK, encoded by the coding sequence ATGGCAGATTCATATAGAGGATTTAAATCAAAAGAAGGATATGAGCTGTACCAATCTGCGTATCAGAAAGTGATGAAGTTATGGGAAACACCTTATCAGGAACGTATCATTACTACTACTTTTGGAGACATTTCGGTTCTTGAGTGCGGGAACCAGGATAAGGAGCCGCTCCTCTTTTTTCATGCATTTGGTTTCAGTTCTGCGGAATGGTATAAATGTGCGGAAGAATTAGCAGATGAATTTAAGCTTTATTTTGTTGATGTGCTGGGAGAGTTTAATCAAAGTAATACAAAAGAGCATTTAAACGAACGGGAAGATTATATCATGTGGATCACAGAGCTTCTTAATGAATTGAAGATTGCAAAAGTAACTATAGTAGGTCATTCCAACGGCGGATGGCATGCGCTTAATTTTGCTATTTTAAAGCCCGACAGAGTGAAATCATTAATTGTTTTTTCACCGGCAGCTTCAATCAAAAGAATGAATCTGTCTTTCTACTCAAGGTTGCTACTAACAAACCTGATTCCGAGCGAATCAGTTATCATCAGCCAGTTCTGCAGGTGGCTCACAGTTAAGAAGGAAGAGGGGCAGGAACGGCTGTTTAAGCTTTACTATCTTGGACAAAAGCATGTGACCTGGGAGTATGTGATGACGCCCCCTAAGTTGTTTAAAGATCATGAACTCGATACATTAATGATGCCTGTCCATATCGCGGTTGGACGTGATGAAGTAATTTATGATCCATATACCTTACTTAAAAAAGCCGAAGATAAAATCAGAGGCTGTAAAACACATATGTTTGATTCAGGAGGGCATATGCTGCCAATTGAAATCCCCGGGGAGGTTTCCTCATTTATAAAAAAAGTGCTCGCTGACATAAAATGA
- the lexA gene encoding transcriptional repressor LexA, whose protein sequence is MKKLSKRQLDILNFIKREVQDKGYPPSVREIGLAVGLASSSTVHGHLARLESKGLIRRDPTKPRAIEVISLEEDKIPTQRVVNVPLVGKVTAGSPITAIENVEEYFPLPERLASSDDAVFMLEIMGDSMIEAGILDGDLVIVKQQNTANNGDIVVAMTDEDEATVKRFFKEKDYVRLQPENSSMAPIILNNVSILGKVVGVYRQVH, encoded by the coding sequence GTGAAGAAGTTATCAAAACGACAGCTTGATATATTAAACTTTATTAAACGTGAAGTTCAGGACAAAGGTTATCCGCCTTCCGTTCGTGAAATCGGCCTTGCGGTTGGACTAGCTTCAAGTTCTACCGTTCATGGACATCTTGCAAGACTTGAAAGTAAAGGCTTAATCAGGCGTGATCCAACAAAACCGAGAGCGATTGAAGTTATATCCCTCGAGGAGGATAAAATCCCGACACAGCGCGTAGTCAACGTTCCGCTTGTGGGGAAAGTTACAGCCGGGTCGCCGATTACAGCAATTGAAAATGTTGAGGAGTATTTCCCGCTCCCTGAAAGACTGGCTTCATCTGATGATGCTGTGTTCATGTTAGAGATTATGGGAGATTCTATGATTGAAGCCGGCATTTTAGACGGAGATCTTGTCATTGTGAAACAACAAAATACTGCGAACAACGGGGACATTGTGGTAGCAATGACGGATGAAGATGAAGCAACAGTAAAACGCTTCTTTAAAGAAAAGGATTATGTCAGACTCCAGCCTGAAAATTCTTCTATGGCACCAATTATCTTAAATAACGTATCCATCCTTGGAAAAGTGGTAGGAGTATATAGACAGGTTCATTAA
- the yneA gene encoding cell division suppressor protein YneA encodes MTALWRKYSFVILFVVTALFFSLFLVFTNTANSDATYAAITVKNGDTLWAYAEEYASHTSMTPEKFIEWVTEHNELSSHVIVAGEQLELPVPEEAFDFSEDAIHLASEQK; translated from the coding sequence ATGACTGCATTGTGGAGAAAATATTCATTTGTTATTCTATTCGTGGTGACTGCGCTGTTTTTCAGTTTATTTTTAGTTTTTACCAATACAGCAAACAGTGATGCAACATACGCAGCAATTACCGTTAAAAATGGAGATACGCTTTGGGCATACGCTGAGGAATATGCAAGCCATACATCCATGACCCCGGAAAAGTTTATTGAGTGGGTAACTGAACATAATGAGCTTTCTTCTCATGTCATTGTAGCGGGAGAACAACTTGAGCTGCCGGTGCCTGAGGAAGCTTTTGATTTCAGTGAAGACGCGATACACCTGGCATCTGAACAGAAATAA
- a CDS encoding YneB family resolvase-like protein, with product MKVIIYCRVSTEKEAQETSLARQEEELKHLAVKMNYQVVSTISKRESGFDLDREGVFELLDHIRLYEAEGLLIQDETRIGRGNAKIALLHTLHKEGIKIYTIAHDGELQLSESDSMILQIVSMVEEHQRKLHNLKIKRGMKRAVEQGFKPQRNLKNRGNKEGREKIEIPVDEIVRLRSNGLTFQEISSVLRGLGHPVSKATVHRRYVEYMESEMQ from the coding sequence TTGAAAGTAATTATTTATTGCAGAGTCAGTACAGAAAAAGAAGCACAGGAAACATCACTTGCAAGGCAGGAAGAGGAGTTAAAACACCTTGCCGTCAAAATGAATTATCAGGTCGTTTCAACCATCAGTAAGAGAGAAAGCGGGTTTGATCTGGACCGTGAGGGTGTATTTGAATTACTGGATCATATACGGCTGTATGAAGCGGAAGGCCTTCTGATTCAGGATGAAACGCGTATAGGAAGAGGTAATGCAAAAATTGCTTTATTGCATACTTTGCATAAAGAAGGAATAAAAATATATACCATTGCCCATGACGGTGAGCTGCAGCTGTCTGAATCAGATTCGATGATCCTTCAGATTGTCAGTATGGTGGAAGAACACCAGAGGAAGCTACATAACCTGAAAATAAAAAGAGGGATGAAACGTGCGGTTGAGCAGGGATTTAAACCGCAGAGAAATCTTAAAAACCGTGGTAATAAAGAAGGGCGGGAAAAAATCGAAATACCCGTGGATGAAATTGTCAGGCTGCGCAGTAACGGATTGACCTTTCAGGAGATTTCATCTGTATTGAGAGGTCTCGGGCATCCTGTATCAAAAGCCACCGTTCACAGAAGGTATGTTGAATATATGGAATCAGAGATGCAATAA
- a CDS encoding DUF896 domain-containing protein: MLSEDKIKRINELSKKSKEDTLSKTEADEQQALRQEYLEAFRGSMKQTIENVTVIDPEGKDVTPQKLKDAKNRNKLN; the protein is encoded by the coding sequence ATGTTATCTGAAGACAAGATTAAAAGAATCAATGAGTTATCAAAGAAATCTAAAGAAGATACACTTTCAAAAACTGAAGCTGATGAACAGCAGGCACTTAGGCAGGAATATCTCGAGGCATTCAGAGGTTCAATGAAACAGACGATTGAAAATGTAACTGTTATTGATCCTGAGGGTAAAGATGTTACGCCGCAAAAACTTAAAGATGCAAAAAATAGGAATAAGCTGAACTAA
- the tkt gene encoding transketolase, with amino-acid sequence MFNKTDDLAINTIRTLSIDAIDKANSGHPGLPMGAAPFAYTLWTQFMNHNPKNPDWFDRDRFVLSAGHGSMLLYSLLHLSGYDLSLDEIKNFRQWGSKTPGHPEFKHTKGVEATTGPLGQGIGMAVGMAMAEKHLSAKFNRDDFNVVDHYTYTLCGDGDLMEGVSSEAASLAGHLKLDKLIVLYDSNDISLDGDLDRSFSESVKKRFESYNWQYIRVDDGNDVAEVADAIKAAKADSDRPTMIEIKTVIGFGSPNRAGTSKAHGAPLGNEESILAKKAYQWEAEEAFYVPDEVYKRFEELVVDNGAEKEKEWNEKFENYKSAYPELAQELEDAMNGKLADNWDKDLPVYEEGKSLASRASSGEVLNAISKTVPTLFGGSADLAGSNNTMMKDEADFTPETPEGRNIWFGVREFAMGTALNGMALHGGLRVYGGTFFVFSDYVRPAIRLSALMGVPVTYVFTHDSIAVGEDGPTHEPIEQLPSLRAMPGLSVIRPADGNEVAAAWKLSMEAQDHPTTLVLTRQGLPTMPGSAENAYEGVKKGAYVLSPSEKGEADVLLLASGSEVGLAYEAQQSLREKNIDAAVVSMPSWDRFEQQSADYKQSVLPKNVKKRFALEMASPLGWERYTGDEGEVLGIDTFGASAPGGTVLEEYGFTVENVVKRVEALLQS; translated from the coding sequence ATGTTTAACAAGACAGATGATTTAGCAATCAACACAATCAGGACATTATCAATTGATGCAATTGATAAAGCAAACTCGGGTCACCCGGGCCTGCCGATGGGGGCTGCTCCATTTGCATATACTTTGTGGACTCAGTTTATGAATCATAACCCTAAGAATCCGGACTGGTTCGACCGTGACCGCTTTGTACTTTCAGCAGGACACGGCTCGATGCTGCTTTATAGCTTACTGCATCTTTCCGGATATGATTTATCGCTTGATGAGATTAAAAACTTCAGACAGTGGGGATCTAAAACGCCAGGTCACCCGGAGTTCAAACATACAAAAGGCGTTGAAGCAACTACGGGTCCTCTTGGTCAGGGAATTGGTATGGCTGTTGGTATGGCGATGGCTGAAAAACATTTAAGTGCCAAATTTAACCGTGACGACTTTAATGTAGTTGATCATTATACTTATACATTATGTGGCGATGGAGACCTGATGGAGGGTGTGTCCTCAGAAGCTGCTTCACTTGCAGGTCACCTGAAGCTTGATAAGCTGATCGTGCTTTATGATTCAAATGACATTTCTCTTGACGGGGATCTTGACCGTTCATTCTCAGAAAGTGTGAAAAAGAGATTTGAATCTTACAATTGGCAGTATATTCGTGTTGACGATGGAAATGATGTAGCGGAAGTTGCAGATGCGATTAAGGCAGCAAAAGCTGACTCTGACCGTCCGACAATGATCGAAATTAAAACAGTGATCGGTTTTGGTTCACCAAACAGAGCAGGTACATCAAAAGCTCATGGTGCTCCACTAGGTAATGAAGAATCAATTCTTGCTAAAAAAGCGTATCAGTGGGAAGCAGAAGAGGCATTTTATGTGCCTGACGAGGTATACAAGCGATTCGAGGAACTGGTTGTAGATAATGGTGCTGAAAAAGAAAAAGAGTGGAACGAGAAATTCGAAAACTATAAATCTGCTTATCCGGAACTTGCACAGGAGCTTGAGGATGCAATGAACGGAAAGCTTGCAGATAACTGGGATAAGGACCTACCTGTTTATGAAGAAGGAAAATCCCTTGCAAGCCGTGCATCATCAGGTGAAGTGCTGAATGCCATTTCAAAGACGGTTCCAACACTGTTTGGCGGCTCAGCCGACCTTGCCGGATCAAATAACACAATGATGAAAGATGAAGCTGATTTCACACCTGAAACACCGGAAGGCAGAAACATCTGGTTTGGTGTTCGTGAATTTGCAATGGGAACTGCGCTTAATGGAATGGCGCTTCACGGAGGTCTGCGTGTGTACGGCGGTACATTCTTTGTATTCAGTGATTATGTCAGACCGGCAATCAGACTATCAGCTTTAATGGGTGTTCCGGTTACTTATGTATTTACACATGATAGTATTGCAGTTGGAGAAGACGGTCCAACGCATGAACCGATTGAACAACTGCCTTCACTCAGAGCGATGCCGGGCTTATCAGTCATTCGTCCTGCTGATGGTAATGAGGTTGCTGCTGCGTGGAAACTTTCTATGGAAGCGCAGGATCATCCGACAACACTTGTATTGACGCGTCAGGGTCTTCCTACTATGCCTGGTTCTGCAGAGAACGCTTATGAAGGTGTTAAAAAAGGAGCTTATGTCTTATCACCATCTGAAAAAGGAGAAGCTGATGTTCTTCTTCTTGCCAGCGGCTCTGAAGTGGGACTTGCGTATGAAGCTCAGCAGTCTCTTCGTGAGAAAAATATCGATGCAGCTGTTGTTTCCATGCCATCATGGGATCGCTTTGAGCAGCAGTCAGCTGATTATAAGCAATCAGTCCTGCCAAAGAATGTGAAGAAACGTTTCGCACTTGAGATGGCTTCACCACTTGGCTGGGAACGTTATACAGGTGATGAAGGTGAAGTACTTGGTATCGATACTTTTGGTGCTTCAGCTCCAGGCGGTACAGTACTTGAGGAATACGGTTTTACAGTGGAAAACGTTGTGAAACGTGTAGAAGCATTACTACAGTCATAA
- a CDS encoding YneF family protein: MELWLAIVLIVVALLAGVALGFFIARKYMMTYLKKNPPINEQMLRMMMMQMGMKPSQKKINQMMSAMNKQQGK; this comes from the coding sequence ATGGAATTATGGCTTGCAATTGTATTAATTGTTGTTGCTTTGCTGGCCGGAGTCGCACTTGGATTCTTCATCGCACGTAAATATATGATGACTTATCTTAAAAAGAACCCGCCGATTAATGAGCAAATGCTTCGCATGATGATGATGCAGATGGGAATGAAACCGTCGCAGAAGAAAATCAATCAGATGATGAGCGCTATGAATAAACAACAAGGCAAATAA
- a CDS encoding aspartyl-phosphate phosphatase Spo0E family protein, which produces MGDQQKKLLEAIEDKRQVLIRTAAKEGLSSPSAVRYSQELDDLLNEFEKIHTFRPAALEVQTK; this is translated from the coding sequence ATGGGGGATCAACAAAAGAAGCTACTTGAAGCAATTGAAGATAAGCGTCAGGTGTTGATACGGACAGCTGCTAAAGAAGGATTATCGTCCCCTTCCGCCGTTCGTTATTCTCAGGAGCTTGACGACCTGTTAAATGAATTTGAAAAAATACACACCTTCAGACCTGCTGCGTTAGAAGTACAGACAAAATAA
- a CDS encoding cytochrome c biogenesis protein CcdA: MEDLNILWAFGAGFLSFISPCVLPLYPAFLSYITGMSVDDLSKGKGMRQKSSLLHTLFFLLGFLLVFIGLAFTSTWISGVFIQYQDMIRQIGAILIVVFGLVIVGVFSPEFLMKERRLSFKSRPSGYLGSLLIGLAFAAGWTPCMGPILGAVFTLSASNPGSGFPYMMAYFLGFALPFFILSFFIGKTNWIKKKSLVIMKTGGWVMIGMGVILFFDGLTWIIELMLPIFGDFTGF, encoded by the coding sequence ATGGAAGATTTAAATATTTTATGGGCATTCGGCGCAGGATTCTTAAGCTTTATCTCTCCATGTGTTTTACCGCTTTATCCTGCATTTTTGTCCTATATAACAGGAATGTCTGTAGACGATTTATCTAAAGGTAAGGGCATGAGACAAAAATCTAGTCTGCTTCATACGCTGTTCTTCCTGCTTGGGTTTTTACTGGTCTTTATCGGTCTCGCCTTTACTTCCACATGGATCTCAGGAGTCTTCATACAGTATCAGGACATGATCCGTCAAATAGGTGCAATATTAATTGTCGTATTTGGATTAGTCATTGTTGGTGTATTTTCTCCGGAGTTCCTGATGAAGGAAAGAAGATTGAGCTTTAAATCAAGACCTTCAGGCTATTTGGGATCATTGTTAATTGGCCTTGCTTTTGCAGCTGGCTGGACACCGTGCATGGGTCCAATCTTAGGCGCAGTATTTACGCTATCCGCTTCTAACCCTGGATCGGGCTTTCCATATATGATGGCATACTTCCTGGGCTTTGCGCTACCATTTTTTATTCTTTCATTCTTCATCGGTAAAACGAATTGGATAAAGAAGAAAAGTCTGGTGATCATGAAGACCGGTGGATGGGTAATGATTGGAATGGGTGTCATTTTGTTCTTCGATGGTCTTACCTGGATTATTGAGCTGATGCTCCCGATCTTTGGTGATTTCACAGGGTTTTAG
- a CDS encoding response regulator, which yields MTKVLVVDDAKFMRMTLKNVLENSSFQVVGEAENGEEAVEMYKSLHPDLVTMDITMPVLDGISAAKEILKEDPKANIIMCSAMGQQKMVIEAIEAGAKDFIVKPFDSTRVVESLSRVVNK from the coding sequence ATGACAAAAGTTCTTGTTGTGGATGATGCGAAGTTTATGAGAATGACGTTAAAGAACGTGCTTGAAAACTCCTCATTTCAGGTGGTCGGTGAAGCTGAGAACGGGGAAGAAGCAGTAGAAATGTATAAATCTTTACATCCTGATCTTGTTACGATGGATATCACAATGCCTGTACTGGATGGTATATCCGCTGCAAAAGAAATATTAAAAGAAGATCCTAAAGCAAATATCATCATGTGTTCAGCAATGGGACAGCAGAAGATGGTGATTGAAGCGATTGAAGCAGGGGCTAAAGATTTTATTGTTAAGCCTTTTGACAGTACGCGGGTTGTAGAATCTTTAAGCAGAGTGGTAAATAAGTAA